The proteins below come from a single Serinus canaria isolate serCan28SL12 chromosome 6, serCan2020, whole genome shotgun sequence genomic window:
- the FFAR4 gene encoding free fatty acid receptor 4, giving the protein MPVSRGTTEGNKTYFPFFSDFRGNNVTALRIGESCALAFIFLLSLAGNIWGICLLVRRHRRLCAANCLVLNLFCADLLFITAMPFIAVVRWTESWVLGNFVCHLLFYVVSLSGTVILLSLSAVSLERVVSIARLRHAAFRRRKMLAAALLLIWGLSALATLPLCCFFTVVRLPAPAGQDIQICTLDWPSTAGETVWDTTFAIVFFLIPGFIIVISYSKILQEASRTELENVSIPESFPRADSLSLFENAPLCQCTHGTILSIAGSSAKHSCIHVTTLMMMMRRMMKTVYRDKT; this is encoded by the exons ATGCCCGTGTCCAGGGGCACAACAGAAGGGAACAAGACCTATTTCCCCTTCTTCTCGGACTTCAGGGGCAACAATGTGACGGCCCTGCGCATCGGCGAGTCATGTGCCCTGGCCTTCATCTTCCTGCTGTCGTTGGCGGGAAACATCTGGGGCATCTGCCTGCTGGTGAGGCGGCACCGCCGGCTCTGCGCCGCCAACTGCCTCGTCCTCAACCTCTTCTGCGCAGACCTGCTCTTCATCACTGCCATGCCCTTCATCGCCGTCGTGCGCTGGACCGAGTCCTGGGTGCTGGGCAACTTCGTTTGCCACCTGCTCTTCTACGTGGTGAGCCTGAGCGGCACCGtcatcctcctctccctgtcGGCCGTCAGCTTGGAGCGCGTCGTCAGCATCGCCCGGCTGCGCCATGCCGCCTTCCGCCGCCGCAAGATGCTGGCAGCCGCCTTGCTCCTCATCTGGGGCCTCTCTGCCCTCGCCACCCTCCCGCTCTGTTGCTTCTTCACCGTGGTGCGGCTGCCTGCCCCCGCCGGCCAG GACATTCAAATTTGCACCCTGGATtggcccagcactgcaggagaaaCAGTCTGGGATACGACCTTTgctattgttttctttctgatacCAGGATTCATCATTGTCATCAGTTACTCCAAAATCTTACAG gaAGCAAGCAGAACTGAACTGGAGAATGTCTCAATCCCTGAGTCATTCCCAAGAGCAGACTCACTCTCACTTTTTGAGAATGCTCCATTATGCCAATGCACACATGGCACGATTCTCAGTATTGCTGGAAGCAGTGCCAAGCATTCATGTATTCATGTTACAAcattgatgatgatgatgaggaggaTGATGAAGACTGTTTACAGAGACAAGACCTGa
- the RBP4 gene encoding LOW QUALITY PROTEIN: retinol-binding protein 4 (The sequence of the model RefSeq protein was modified relative to this genomic sequence to represent the inferred CDS: inserted 2 bases in 1 codon): MCTPLPPGVSSAFGWEKQREAFVPSAGLAADQGQRPPEPMGVTQEAVVKGPQPAASTNPPPCCPLQCGXQRVAKAPGVHKAFPAWALPPPSTLGLSRGSRDWHCLDRMAHTERALPWLLLLSLALMGSSTAERDCRVSSFKVKENFDKTRYSGTWYAMAKKDPEGLFLQDNVVAQFSVDENGQMTATAKGRVRLFNNWDVCADMIGSFTDTEDPAKFKMKYWGVASFLQKGNDDHWVVDTDYDTYALHYSCRQLNADGTCADSYSFVFSRDPKGLPPDALKIVRQRQIDLCLDRKYRVIAHNGFCS; this comes from the exons ATGTGCACACCCCTTCCCCCAGGTGTAAGCTCTGCTTTCGGTtgggaaaagcaaagagagGCATTTGTTCCTAGCGCCGGCTTGGCTGCAGATCAGGGTCAAAGACCACCTGAGCCCATGGGTGTTACGCAAGAGGCTGTTGTGAAGGGgccccagcctgcagcatcCACCAACCcgcctccctgctgccctctccaATGTGG TCAGCGGGTTGCGAAAGCCCCAGGAGTACATAAAGCattccctgcctgggcactgccaccacCATCAACACTTGGGCTTTCAAGAGGCTCCCGGGACTGGCACTGTCT ggacaggatggCCCACACGGagagagctctgccctggctgctgctgctgtcgcTGGCCTTgatgggcagcagcactgcagagcgGGACTGCCGAGTAAGCAGCTTCAAAGTCAAGGAGAACTTCGACAAGACCAGG TACAGTGGCACCTGGTATGCTATGGCAAAAAAAGATCCTGAGGGGCTGTTTCTGCAGGACAATGTGGTAGCCCAGTTCAGCGTAGATGAGAATGGACAAATGACTGCCACTGCAAAGGGCAGAGTCAGACTCTTCAA TAACTGGGATGTCTGTGCTGACATGATCGGCTCTTTCACTGACACAGAGGATCCTGCCAAGTTCAAGATGAAGTACTGGGGAGTCGcctcttttctgcagaaaggaa ATGATGACCACTGGGTAGTGGACACAGATTATGATACATATGCTCTTCATTACTCCTGCCGCCAGCTAAATGCAGATGGCACTTGTGCTGATAGCTACTCCTTTGTGTTCTCCCGGGACCCCAAGGGATTGCCTCCAGATGCACTGAAAATTGTCAGACAAAGGCAGATAGACCTCTGTTTGGACAGAAAATACAGAGTTATCGCTCATAATG gATTTTGCTCTTAA